The following nucleotide sequence is from Diabrotica undecimpunctata isolate CICGRU unplaced genomic scaffold, icDiaUnde3 ctg00000715.1, whole genome shotgun sequence.
GTAAAGGAGGCAAAGTTAAGGGAAAAGCAAAGTCCCGATCAAATCGTGCTGGTTTACAGTTTCCGGTAGGTCGTATTCATCGTCTATTGAGGAAAGGCAATTATGCCGAAAGAGTTGGTGCCGGAGCTCCTGTATACTTGGCAGCTGTTATGGAATATCTAGCTGCTGAAGTTTTGGAATTGGCAGGAAACGCAGCGAGAGATAACAAGAAGACCCGTATAATTCCTAGACATTTACAGTTAGCTATAAGAAATGACGAGGaattaaacaaattgctttcaggAGTTACCATCGCCCAAGGTGGAGTATTGCCCAATATACAAGCAGTATTACTACCCAAGAAGACCGAAAAGAAAGCTTAAGATCTGTACTATTTTCCCTTTTTTATACAACCCGGCCCTTTTCAGGGCCACATAATATTTCACGTGTGAGTTATATTAATTCTGCTTGTTAGTTGAtttcaaaatactttttgtaGATTATACACAACTTTAATAATAAAGTGGCCAATTACTAAATTTTGAGTTTTAGTCATAAAACGCCCGAACATAGTCCCCTTTACGCCCTTTATATCCGCCCGTTGGCTCATAGTGCTATATTTCTACTTGTGTCGGGCCTAAACAGCCACAAAGCCGTAAATATCGAAACGAATGTTGTcactttatttattaaaggtaCGAATACATTTACTTCACGCATATTACTGAATTTTAAATGTAACAAAAACACGCACGGACTTTTTGAAGTAGTTGCATGTGTTCTGATAAATTTCAGTCACTTTAGTCTACCATTCAATCAACTTTCGTGGAATATTTCATGTagctacaaaacaaaaattaaaaaattggttATATCTAGGCCATAGGCATGATATGTATAGCGAATTTATTCATCTATTCGGCGTGAAAAATATATTTAGGAATAATACACAGCAAATAAAAATAAGACAGATACTGATAAGTTTCCctgaaaaattgttttagtatgaATTCTATACATAAGCAATTAATTGTGGCtctgaaaagaaccgtttttTAAATAAGTTGATGGTGTTATTATAAATTAACCACCAAAACCGTACAAAGTACGACCTTGGCGTTTAAGTGCATACACAACATCCATAGCAGTTACTGTTTTCCTCTTGGCGTGTTCAGTATAGGTAACAGCATCTCTAATAACGTTTTCCAAAAATACTTTCAATACACCTCTCGTTTCCTCATAGATTAAGCCAGAAATACGTTTTACTCCTCCT
It contains:
- the LOC140431373 gene encoding histone H2A, with amino-acid sequence MSGRGKGGKVKGKAKSRSNRAGLQFPVGRIHRLLRKGNYAERVGAGAPVYLAAVMEYLAAEVLELAGNAARDNKKTRIIPRHLQLAIRNDEELNKLLSGVTIAQGGVLPNIQAVLLPKKTEKKA
- the LOC140431377 gene encoding histone H4, whose product is MTGRGKGGKGLGKGGAKRHRKVLRDNIQGITKPAIRRLARRGGVKRISGLIYEETRGVLKVFLENVIRDAVTYTEHAKRKTVTAMDVVYALKRQGRTLYGFGG